A single window of Streptomyces xanthii DNA harbors:
- a CDS encoding dihydrofolate reductase family protein, with the protein MRKVVSSPFISLDGVVQSPNEWQFAFDEEMGAVLGRALETADTILMGRVTFTEWAGYWPTVTSGEDTGFAKWINDSPKYVVSSTLDSVEDWSNSTLVNGDLTAAIEKLRVGEGKDITVAGSPTLVRSLLELDLLDELVLLIHPVVAGEGRKKLFEDDTALKKLELVSAKPTSSGVIIATYRPAR; encoded by the coding sequence ATGCGCAAGGTCGTTTCGAGTCCGTTCATCTCGCTCGACGGTGTCGTCCAGTCGCCGAACGAGTGGCAGTTCGCCTTCGACGAGGAAATGGGCGCGGTGCTGGGGAGGGCGTTGGAGACCGCGGACACGATTTTGATGGGCCGGGTGACCTTCACCGAGTGGGCCGGGTACTGGCCGACGGTGACCAGCGGCGAGGACACCGGTTTCGCCAAGTGGATCAACGATTCGCCCAAGTACGTCGTCTCCTCCACGCTGGACAGCGTGGAGGACTGGTCCAACAGCACCCTCGTCAACGGCGATCTGACGGCCGCGATCGAGAAGCTCAGGGTCGGCGAGGGCAAGGACATCACCGTCGCGGGCAGCCCGACGCTGGTGCGTTCGCTGCTGGAACTGGATCTGCTGGATGAGCTGGTACTGCTGATCCACCCGGTGGTGGCCGGCGAAGGCCGAAAGAAGCTGTTCGAGGACGACACCGCTTTGAAGAAGCTGGAACTGGTGAGCGCGAAGCCCACCAGCAGCGGCGTGATCATCGCGACCTACCGCCCCGCGCGCTGA
- a CDS encoding helix-turn-helix domain-containing protein — protein sequence MIRLGLEIESRPSELPYIERVWRSRSDEVGRMMSIAATHWELVFWEHDGQVQAAVMGPEPSACLADVPQDATFFGISFALGTSMPHIPVSRLVGGGAEIPDVTRRSVWLKGSSWHPPDYDNAEAFVRRMVREGIVDCDPIVPAVLHGAAPDVSDRTLQRRFVSATGLTQGAIRQIHRAREAAVLIQEGAPAQDVVHRLGYYDQPHLARSLTRYIGRTATGLSSPEVTEPLSLLYKPSSSVPA from the coding sequence GTGATCCGATTGGGTCTGGAGATCGAGAGCAGGCCGTCGGAGCTGCCGTACATCGAGCGGGTGTGGCGCAGCCGTAGTGACGAAGTGGGCCGGATGATGTCGATCGCGGCAACGCACTGGGAACTTGTCTTCTGGGAGCATGACGGTCAGGTCCAGGCGGCCGTCATGGGCCCGGAACCCAGCGCGTGTCTGGCTGATGTCCCCCAGGACGCCACGTTCTTCGGTATCAGCTTTGCGCTGGGTACCTCGATGCCGCACATCCCGGTCAGCCGGCTCGTGGGGGGTGGTGCGGAGATTCCGGATGTGACACGGCGCTCCGTCTGGCTGAAGGGCTCCAGCTGGCACCCGCCCGATTACGACAATGCGGAGGCGTTCGTACGGCGCATGGTGCGTGAGGGCATCGTGGACTGCGACCCGATCGTGCCCGCCGTGCTTCACGGTGCTGCCCCCGATGTCTCCGATCGCACTTTGCAGCGCCGCTTTGTCTCGGCGACGGGTCTCACCCAAGGCGCCATCCGGCAGATCCACCGCGCCCGTGAGGCGGCGGTACTGATCCAGGAGGGTGCGCCGGCCCAGGACGTCGTGCACCGGCTGGGCTACTACGACCAGCCGCATCTGGCGCGGTCCTTGACCCGGTACATCGGCCGAACCGCCACTGGGCTGAGCAGTCCGGAGGTAACCGAGCCCCTGTCGCTTCTGTACAAGCCCTCGTCCTCGGTGCCCGCGTAG